The window TCACTTCTTTATTGGCTGATCCAATGTGTTTTTCCTTACCCGAAGGGATGAGCATATCATCGATACAAATAGAAATTCCGGCCTTACAGGCGAATGAGAATCCCATGGACTTGAGACGATCGGCCAGCAGGACAGTTTCTTTATCTCCGCATTGGCGATAGGTCAGATCTACCAACTCGGCGATGGCTTTTTTGTCCATGACTTTATTGATTTTTTGAAAGGAAATGCCGGAAGGAACAATCTCACTCAGCAAAACGCGACCCACAGTCGTTTCAACCAAAGTAGCATTCATGCGTACTTTAATATGGGCGTGCAATTCAATCTCCCCGCTATCATACGCAATACGGACTTCTGAGGGACCCGAAAAGATTTTTCCTTCCCCTTTTGCAAACACTTTTTCACGTGTAAGATAGTAGAGGCCCAGAACCATATCCTGGGTGGGAACAATGATGGGCTTGCCATTTGCGGGAGAAAGGATGTTGTTGGTACTCATCATGAGCACCCGAGCTTCAATTTGGGATTCCAAAGAAAGTGGAACGTGGACAGCCATTTGATCCCCGTCGAAGTCGGCATTGAAAGCTGCACAGACCAGAGGATGCAATTGAATGGCCTTACCCTCAATGAGTATGGGTTCAAAGGCCTGAATTCCAAGGCGATGCAGAGTGGGTGCACGGTTCAACAAGACAGGATGTTCTTTAATCACTTCTTCGAGCACATCCCAAACTTCTGGCTTCTGTTTCTCAACCATCTTCTTCGCACTCTTGATGGTAGAAACATAGCCCTTCTGCTCCAGTTTTCCATAGATAAAAGGCCGAAACAATTCTAACGCCATGATTTTAGGCAGACCACATTGATGTAATTTTAATTCAGGCCCCACGACGATGACGGAACGACCGGAATAATCGACACGTTTACCGAGCAAGTTCTGACGGAAACGGCCTTGCTTCCCTTTGATCATATCGGAAAGAGAACGAAGAGGGCGTCGATTAGGACCCGTAAACACCTTGCCACGGCGACCATTGTCAAACAAGGCATCGACCGCTTCCTGCAACATGCGTTTTTCGTTACGAATAATAATTTCAGGGGCAGACAATTCCATGAGCCGTTTTAACCGATTATTTCGGTTGATGACGCGGCGGTACAAATCGTTCAGATCACTGGTCGCAAAACGCCCCCCTTCGAGAGGAACCAAAGGACGCAAATCGGGAGGGATCACGGGAACAACTTCCATCATCATCCACTCGGGCCTGTTGCCGGATTCTTTCAAAGCCTCAATTACTTTTAAGCGTTTGGAGAGTTTCTTTTTGACGGTCTCCGAAGAGGTCTTTTCAATATCTTTTCGCAATTTCTTAGAAAGCTCCACAAGATCTAATTTCTTAAGCAGCTCTAAAATAGCTTCCCCACCCATCTTCGCCACGAATTGACCTGGACCAAAATCTTCCAGGGCCTTTTGATAGCGGTCTTCCGAAAGAACTTCTGCTTCGGTCAACTTGGTGGTGCCTGGATCTAGCACAATGTGAGATTCACAATAGAGAACTTTCTCTAAATCTTTGAGGGTCAAATCCAACACGGTTCCAATACGGGAAGGCAAACTCTTCAAAAACCAGATATGCGCCACCGGGGTCGCCAAATTGATATGCCCCATCCTTTCGCGACGCACTTTGGATTGAATGACCTCCACCCCACATTTTTCACAAACAATTCCCCGATGCTTCATGCGTTTGTATTTGCCGCAATTGCATTCATAATCTTTCACTGGACCGAAAATCTTTGCGCAAAAAAGACCATCTCGTTCGGGCTTGAACGTACGGTAGTTGATGGTTTCCGGTTTCTTGACTTCCCCATGAGACCAGGAGCGAATCTTTTCAGGTGAAGAAAGAGAAATTTTTATCCCTGTGTAGCAAAGAGGATTTTTAGGTTTTTCGAAAAAGGCTTGAATATCCAAGGGACTTCACTCCTTCAAATAGTGAGAGCGTCTGGAAACTAAAAGACTATTTAATTTCCAGACCCTTCACATTTAAAATAAAAATGACAAAGCGTAACTTAATTATTCTCTAAAAGTTCAGCATTAAGAGCTAAACTTTGAAGTTCTTTGATCAGAACATTGAACGATTCCGGTAATCCTGGATCCAACGTATGCACGCCCTTGACAATAGATTCGTACATGCGCGTACGACCAATGACGTCATCGGATTTCACTGTAAGGAACTCTTGCAAGGAATAGGCAGCCCCATAAGCCTCGAGGGCCCAGACTTCCATTTCTCCCAGACGCTGACCCCCGAATTGAGCCTTACCGCCTAGAGGCTGCTGAGTCACCAACGAATAAGGGCCAATGCTTCGAGCATGGATTTTATCATCCACCAAATGATGGAGTTTTAAAATGTACATCACCCCCACGGTAACGGTTTGCTCGAAGGCCTCTCCCGTACGGCCATCAAAAAGGACCATCTGACCCGAAGTAGGCATGTCGGCCAGATGCAGCATATTTTTGAGCTCTTCTTCTTTGGCACCGTCAAAGACAGGAGATGCCGTGTGCACACCACCTTTTCCCAGTTTTCCCGCAAGCACTCTCAGCTCAGCATCCGAAAGAGAATCTAGATAGACATCTACCTCTTTGGAAGAGTAGATTTTTTTCAGAAAAGACTTCATACTCTCCCTGTCGTATTTCTGATCAATCATTCGTTGGATCTTATGCCCCAAATTGAGCGCCGCCCAACCCAGATGCACCTCTAAAACCTGCCCAATATTCATTCGCGAAGGAACTCCCAAAGGATTGAGTACCAAGTCGACAGGAATTCCATCTTCGGTGTAAGGCATGTCTTCGAGCGGAACAATTCGGGAGATAACTCCTTTGTTCCCATGTCGACCGGCCATTTTATCACCCACAGAAATCTTACGTTTGATGGCGACATACACCTTGATCATCTTGATGACACCGGGAGGAAGGTCATCGCCTTTTTTGAGCTTATTGATTTTTTGATCATAAACCATTTTCACAAAATCAATTTGCTCTTCGGTGGCATCGATTATTTCCTGGATCTCATTTTCCAGATCTTCTCCGCCTGAGACCGTGATCTCAGACCATTTGTCCATGGGAATACTCAGGAGAACGGCCTCCGTAATATTTTTACCCTTCGCCAAGTAAACCTTTTCCAGTTTTTCATCCACCACTTTACTGGTGGCCACTTTCCCTACCAACAAGGGCTTCAACTTCTTGATGGCCGATTCCTGGATAATTTGAATTTCATCCTGAAGGTCTTTATGCAATTTGGTAGTGTCTTTGTCTTGAATATCTTTGGCACGCTCATCCAGTTCGGCCCCTTCCCGAGAAAAGACCTGGGCATCGATGACGGTGCCTGCCACGCCCGGAGGAACACGCAACGAGGTATCTTTTACATCTCCTGCTTTTTCACCGAAAATGGCACGAAGCAGTTTTTCTTCGGGGGAAAGCTGAGTTTCACCTTTGGGAGTAATCTTACCCACCAAAATATCGCCCGGTTTTACCTCGGCACCAATCCGAATAATGCCCGACTCATCCAGATCTTTCAGGGCTTCTTCGCCCACATTGGGAATATCGCGAGTAATTTCTTCTTTGCCCAACTTGGTGTCACGCGCCACACATTCAAATTCTTCAATATGAATGGAGGTGAAGATGTCGTCCGCCAATAATTTTTCAGAAATCAAAATAGAATCTTCAAAGTTGTAGCCCCCCCAAGGCATAAAGGCGACGACAACGTTTTGACCCAAAGCGAGCTCGCCCTCTTCGGTGGCAAATCCGTCTGCGATCACCTGACGCGCCTTTACTTTATCTCCCACTTTTAAAATAGGCTTCTGGTTGATGCAGGTATTCTGGTTGGATCTTTTGAACTTGATAAGATTATAAATATCCACTTCGGAGCCCACTTCTTTGGAAGAAGTGCGATCTGCTTTTACGACTATACGAGAAGCCTCAACGGTTTGAATGACCCCATCCCGTTTTGCGATCACAGTCACTCCAGAATCTTGAGCCACTTTTCCTTCAATGCCAGTTCCGACAAGAGGAGAAAAGGTACGAAGCAGTGGAACGGCCTGACGCTGCATGTTGGCACCCATCAAGGCTCGGTTCGCATCGTCGTGCTCCAGAAAAGGAACCAGAGAAGCCGCAATAGAAACCAGCTGATTGGGAGAAACATCCATGAAATTAACATCACGAGGTTGTGCATTCACAAATTCGCCATTTTTTCGGCAAGAGACCAGATCACTCTGGAAAACTCCTTTGGCATCCAGCAAGGCATTGGCCTGCGCAATGTAGAAACCTTCTTCTTCCAAGGCAGAAAGATAAACGACCTCTTCACTGACACGTCCCTCTTTTACCTTGCGATAAGGCGTTTCAATAAATCCATAAGGATTGACCCTTGCGTAAGTAGACAAAGAGGCGATCAAACCAATATTTGGACCTTCAGGGGTTTCAATGGGACAGATACGTCCATAGTGGGTGGCATGAACGTCGCGGACTTCAAAGCCTGCTCGTTCGCGTGTTAGCCCGCCTGGCCCCAGAGCAGAAAGACGACGCTTGTGGGTCACTTCCGACAGGGGATTGGTTTGATCCATAAACTGGGAAAGCTGGGAAGAACCAAAAAACTCTTTCACCACCGCAGAAACCGGTTTGGGATTGATGAGATCGTGGGGCATGAGGGTTTCAATTTCCTGCAAACTCATGCGCTCTTTGATGGCGCGCTCCATACGAAGCAAACCCACCCGGAACTGGTTTTCCAACAACTCCCCTACCGCTCGAACACGTCGGTTGCCCAAGTGATCGATATCATCTACCTGACCAAAACCATCTTTTAAATTCACCAGGTAACGGACGGTTTCCAAAATATCCTCGCGACGAAGAGTCGTCACTTCCAGAGGCACATCGAAAGAAAACTTGTGATTGATTTTCAAACGACCCACTTTAGACAGGTCGTAGCGTTCAGGATTAAAAAATAAATTCTCAAAAAAGTTCCTGGCAGTTTCAGGAGTAGAGGGATCTCCTGGACGAAGACGCTTGTAAATATCGGCAATGGCCTCTTCCACATTTTTCACTTTATCCACTGCCAAGGTATTCCGAATGTAAGGACCGATATTCAGGTTATCGATGTACAACAGCTCCAATCCTTCAATCTTGCAGCCTTTTATTTCTTCAAACTTTTTGTCGGTGAGGACTTCATTGCAAGCCAGAATAATTTCACCCGTTGCAGGATCAATCACGTCGCGGGCTACCGGGCGCCCTATAATTTCATCAAGAGAAACAGGAATTTCTTTAATTTTGGCATTTCCCAAACGTTCCAAGGCCTGCTTGGTATATTTTTGCCCTTTCCGGACAAGGATTTCATCGGTCTTGGGATGCCGAATTTCCCGGGGAGCCCTCTGAAAAGAAAGCAGCTCGGGCACGACGGTCTTAAAAAGGTTTTTTCCTTCGAAACGAATCCCTTCCGTTTTATAGAAGAAATTTAAAATTTCTTCTTCACTTAATCCCAAGGACTTGATCAGGACTGTTGCAGGCATTTTTCGGCGGCGATCGATGCGCACATAGAGAATATCTTTGGGATCAAATTCAAAATCCAACCAGGAACCACGATAAGGAATTACGCGAGCCGAAAATAATATTTTTCCAGAGGCATGGGTCTTCCCTTTGTCATGCTCAAAAAAAATACCAGGAGAACGATGCAACTGAGACACCACCACACGCTCGGTCCCATTAATAATAAAGGTGCCGGTATCGGTCATAAGCGGAATCTCACCAAAATAAACTTCTTGCTCTTTGACATCCCGAATAGAGCGGGCGCCCGTGTCTTCATCCACATCCCATACCACCAAACGCACCACTACTTTAAGAGGAGCTGCATAGGTCATTCCACGTTCGCGACACTCCCCCACTTCGTAGGAAGGATTTTCAAAGTGAAAACTCACAAACTCTAAAGAGGAAGTGTTGTTAAAATCACGAATTGGAAAAACGCTCTTGAATGCCGTCTGCAAACCCGAATCTTCTCGCTCTTCAGGAGAAACCCCAATTTGTAAAAACTTTTCGTAAGATTGCTTCTGCAGTTCAATAAGATTTGGAATATCAATGACGTTTTTAATTCGGGAGAAATTTCGTCTTAAACGCTGAGTGTGTGTCAGGGTAGACATTAGAGGACCTCTTCCAGAAAATTTAATGCAATACTTAAAGACAATAGGGGTGAGTTAAAAAACCCACCCCTAAAACAAATAACAACCCGGCTCAACTACTTCACTTCAACTTTAGCGCCTACTTTTTCGAGCTGTTCCTTGATCTTTTTGGCATCGTCTTTATTGACACCTTCTTTTACGGTCTTTGGGGCACCTTCTACAAGGTCTTTGGCTTCCTTCAGACCCAAGCCGGTAATGACGCGAATTTCTTTAATGACATTGATTTTGTTATCACCGGCAGCGGCAAGTACCACCGTGAATTCGGTTTGCTCTTCTGCAACAGCCGCAGGTCCACCAGGAGCCGCTGCAACGGCCACAGGAGCTGCCGCGGAGACACCAAATTTTACTTCCAATTTTTTTACTAAATCCGCCACCTGAAGCAAGGTCATATGTTCAAGGGTTTCAACAATATCTTCTTGGGAAACAATAGCCATGGGATTATCCTCCTAAAGGAATTTAATTTTTAACAGTTAATTTTTACGATTCTTTTTTATCTCGAATAGCAGCCAAAGCACACACAAGCTTACGTGGAATTGCTGCAAGCACCCCCACCAAATTGGTAGCTGGAGCTTGCATGGACCCCAACATCGAGGCCAGTAATTGTTCTTTACTGGGCAATTTGGACAAGTTTTCAATTTCGGCTACATTCAGCAATTTACCCGAAAGAAAACCAATTTTGAGTTTGAACTGTTCAACCTCTTTGGCAAATTTGACCAGGGCTTTTGCAGGAGAAACAGGGTCTGTGTGAGCTGTAATGGCTGCAATAGTTCCCACAAAGTGATCTTGCAACAACTTCAACTCGGTGTCTTGAACCGCAAGACGCGCCAAGGTATTTTTGACCACCTTCATCTGCCCCTTGCCTTCGCGGACTGCCCGTCTCAAATGGGTCATTTGGGCAGCGTTCATTCCGCGATAATCTGCAAGCACTGCAAATTCTGCGGACTTGAATCTTTCCACCAAAGAGCCAACTTCATTTTCTTTTTCTTGTCTTTTCACAAATACGCATCCTCCTTACAGTGAAACACAGTCAAAACTAACACGACTCAAAATCGCATTAGGAGGGCGACTCACTTTGTCCCGTCTCGATAGGATTTTTAATTCCCGACACTCGGGATCCCTATTGTCTTTGACTTGGGAAATTACATCTTAAAATTACTCATGAATAGAACCGGGTTCTACCTTTACTCCAGGGCTCATCGTCGATGAAACAGAAATAGATCTGAGATAAGTCCCCTTGGCCGTCGCAGGCTTAAGTTTAATCACGTTATCCAACAAGGCCTGGGTGTTGACTTTAAGTTTTTCAGCACCGAAAGAGAGTTTTCCCACGGGGGCATGTACAATTCCTGCTTTATCCGTTCTAAATTCTACTTTGCCGGCCTTGTTCTCTTGAATGGCCTTTGCCAAGTCAAAAGTAACGGTTCCTACCTTGGGATTAGGCATCAAACCTCGAGGGCCCAACACTTTACCAATCTTACTCACCTGGCCCATCATGTCGGGAGTGGCAATAATCTTATCAAACTCCATCCAGCCACCTTGAATTTTTTCAATGAGGTCGTCCGAACCCACATAATCCGCCCCAGCGGCCTTGGCTTCTTTTTCTTTTTCCCCTTTGGCAAAAACCAGAATACGCACGGTCTTGCCTAAACCATGAGGAAGGGAAACAGCGCCTCGCACCACTTGATCAGAATGCTTGGGATCTACCCCTAAGCGGATAGCCACATCGACCGTCTCATCAAATTTTGCCGTTTTAAAACCCGACAAAATAGTACAGGCCTCGCCCAGTGAATACTTTTTTTCTAATTCTACATTTTTCAAAGCTTCTTTATATTTTTTACCACTCATAAAAACCTCTCTATTGGATAACATCAATGCCCATACTTCGAGCGGTTCCCATCACGGAGCGAATCGCACCCTCTATGTCTTTGGCATTCATATCGGGAAATTTAATTTTTGCGATCTCCTCCACTTGCGTACGGGTCACCTTACCCACTTTATCTTTGTTGGGAACACCCGACCCTTTGGCAGCCTTTGCAGCCTTCACCAACAAAATGGAGGCAGGGGGAGTTTTATAGACAATGGAAATAGAGCGATCCGCATAAACAGTCACAACACAGGGAATAATCAAACCGGCTTGCTTTTGGGTGGCCGCATTGAACTGTTTGCAAAACTCCATAATATTGACGCCGTGCTGACCCAGGGCAGGACCCACTGGAGGGGCTGGATTGGCTTGTCCGGCAGGACATTGAAGCTTGATTTGGGTGACAACTTTCTTAGCCATTAATTTTTCTCCACTTGAATGAAGTCAAGCTCGATAGGCGTCGCTCGACCAAAGATTGATACCAAAACTTTCAACTTCCCTTTTTCAGGATTCACTTCCTCTACCACTCCATTGAAGGTTGCAAAAGGACCATCCATCACCCTCACCGACTCCCCTTTTTCAAAGGACACTTTTGGCTTAGGCCTTAAGGTCCCTTCATCGATTTGTCGGGTAATGCGCAGGACCTCATCTTCGGGGACAATCGGCGGATGAATCGTGCCTCCCACAAAACCTGTAATTTTTGGAGTTCCCTTCACAATGTGCCAGGTGTCATCGTTGAGATCCATTTGGACCAGGATATAACCAGGAAAAAATTTTCGAGTAGTGGTTTTACGCACCCCTTTTTTCATCTCGACTACATTTTCCGAAGGCACCAACACTTCGCCAAAGAACTCTTCTTTGCGGAGAGATTTAATCCTCTCCTGCAAAGCTAGCTTAGCTTTTTGCTCGAAACCTGAATAAGTATGAACCACGTACCAGTTGAGTGCCATAATATCCTAACTGATTGAATAAATTTCTTTATGCTTCGTCGCTTACTCGGTGCCTAAAAAAATTTCTACAATCAGTCTCAAATTAAAACTCCAGGAAACTTCGGGTTAAAGTACCCCAAACGGTATCCATCAAAAATAAAAGAATGGAGGCGATTGCCAACATCACTATAATGACACCCGTTGAAACAAGTGTCTCTTTCTGAGTTGGCCAAGTTACCTTGCTCAACTCCGAAATAACTTCTAGGCCAAAAATGCCAACACTTTTTTGCCTTTTGATTCCCACGTAGAAAACCAACGCGAACACAAACGCTATAATGTGCGGATAGCCCACGGGCCAATCTACCAACACAGGCAAGGCAAAAAGATCCCAAAAGAAACCAATCAACAACTCGAAGAGGAACCAAACCAAAAATGCCAACACCAGCAGGGATAAATCTAGATATTTTTTATGTGCAGTCACTGACACCTCAAAAAAAAAAATTCGATCACAGGGGAGACAGGGATCGAACCTGCGACCCGCGGTTTTGGAGACCGCTGCTCTACCAAGCTGAGCTACTCCCCTATTTGGTCTCTTTATGATCCGTATGCTTTCGACAAAACTTGCAATACTTTTTAAAATTGAGCCTGTCAGGCGTTCTGGTCTTGTTCTTGGTAGTCGAGTAATTTCGATTTTTACACTCGATACATTCCATCTGAATAATAATTCTCATAAATAACTCCAGTTTTTTGACAAGCCCACAATCAGAATCGAACTGATGACCTTCTCCTTACCATGGAGATGCTCTACCAACTGAGCTATGTGGGCCTTGAAAACTAAAACAAGCGGGAGACGAGTCTCGAACTCGCGACCCTCAGCTTGGAAGGCTGATGCTCTACCAACTGAGCTACTCCCGCGCTTAACAAAAAACAATGGTGAGGGAAGGATTCGAACCTTCGAAGGCGTATGCCGGCAGATTTACAGTCTGCTCCCTTTAGCCACTCGGGAACCTCACCTAATCCTCCAAGTGCCTCGATCAGAGAGCCAGCGACCGGAATCGAACCGGTGACCCACTGATTACAAATCAGTTGCTCTACCAGCTGAGCTACGCCGGCAAAAGAAACACTCCCCCCAAAAGGTCACAAAAACCACTCATATTTAAGTCTAATTTTGAATCTGAAACCAAGACCCTCGACGCACTGGGGCCTAGACGAAAGCCGCGAGTTTATATTTTCAAGAGAAATGCTTGTCAAGGCGAATCTCCTGTTTTCCTACTTTTTTAAAACCCTTTGTCTCAAGACCTCATACAATAAAATACCCGTTGCCACCGAAACATTTAAAGAATCAATCCGCCCCCGAAGAGGGATGGAAACCAAGGCATCACATTTTTGTTTTACCAAAGAACGCAGCCCCTCCCCCTCATTTCCCATCACCCAAGCCACAGATCCCGAATAATCCAGATCCGTATACGCTGCCTTCGCCTCCGCGCAGGCACCATAAACCCACACAGGGAATTCTTTAAGAAAATCGATGAGTCGCGCCAGATTTTTGGCGAGAGAAATCTTTAAATATTCCGAAGCCCCGGCGCTCACCTTTTGTACTAGAGGGGTAATTTCACAGGCACGTCGCTCGGGAATAAATACGGCATCTACCCCCGCACAATGGGCCGTTCGAAGAATGGCTCCCAAATTTTGAGGATCTTGAATCTGATCCAAAATAAGAATGAAAAGGTTTTGTCTTCCCCTCATTTGCTCGATTAAAAAGCCTTCGTCCACATAGGGATAGGCTTCCGTTTTTAATACTAGCCCCTGATGCAGGGCCTGGGCACTCAACTCTGAAAGTTTTTCCTTGGAGACTTCCTTGAGACTCAAGCCTCTTTTTTTGGCCTTCTCGATAAGGGACCTACTCACCGCATCGAAGTTCCTGGATGAATGATAAAGTTCAAATACCTCTCGGCGCTCGGCCTTTAAAATTTCCAGGATGGGTTGAAAACCGTAGACGTATTCGTATGACATGGAAAATCCTTTTATGTGTTTGACAAATTTTAGTTATTTTTGATACCTGCCAAACTCTAAAAAATAAATCTTTTTATTTATTCACTTTATAGCGAAGGAAGAAATCATGGCTGATCCTGTAAAAAAGAAAAAACTCCCCAAAGGCAGACACAAAAGTCAGATCAAGCGACAAAAGCAATCCCTCAAAAGGCATGAACGCAATGTAAGCGTCAATTCAACTTTGAAGACTGCCGTAAAAAAAGTGAAGGAGGCCGCAAGCAAAAAAGATAAAAACCTGGCTACTGACCTTCTCAAAGGGGCTTCCCGTCTACTTCAAAAAGCAGTCGGCAAAAGGATCTTGCACAAGGGGAGTGCGGCTCGCAAGATTTCTCGTCTTTCTAAACTGGTTCATGCCCTCGCCTCCTAAACGTCTCATTGAAGTTGCTGCTGCCATCATTAAAAAAGAGGGCCGGTATCTCATTACAAAACGTTTAAAAAAATCCCATCTGGGGCATTTCTGGGAGTTTCCTGGAGGAAAAGTAGAAAGACAGGAAACTCCCGAGCAATGTGTGATTCGAGAGTGCTTGGAAGAAATCGATGTAGAAGTAAAACCCACTCAACTTTTTGAAGAGCTCACTCATTCCTATCCTGAAGTCTCTCTCAAATTATATTTTTTCCTTTGTGACCTGGTCAGCGGTACGCCAAAGACAATCGAATGTGCCGATTTAAAATGGGTTTACCCGGAAGAATTAAAAGATTATCCCTTTCCCGAAGCCGACCTTGAAATCATTCAAAGGTTGGAGTCTTCATGAAAAACAAAAGATCGAACAAAAAAAATACCCCAAGGTTTCCCAAGGGGCATTCGAAAATTTAATCTCTCCAAAGATTAAGATCTCTCGATTTGAAGCTTCTCCGTCCAGGCTAAAGGATTCACAGGATATCCATCCAGCCTAACTTCGTAATGCAGGTGAGGCCCGGTGCTGTGTCCGGAAGAACCTACCTTTGAAATGAGATCCCCTTTTTTGAGGATATCCCCTTCGGAAACGATCACTTCAGAATTGTGTGCATACAAGGTAGCCACACCGTCTCCATGATCCACAATCACTGTTAGACCATAGCCCCCCTTCCTCCCGACAAAAATCACTGTGCCATTGAGAGGCGCCACCACATTGGTCCCAATAGGAGCCGCGATATCCACGCCCACATGAACATGACCGCCATGCCTTCCGCCTCGCCACTTTCCAAAATGCCCGGTAATAATTCCATCTACTGGCCAAAACTTTCCTGAGACGGGAATGGGTGAAAGGCTATCAATCTCATCCAAGCCATTCACATCATCCATAAAAAACTGTGATGCAGAAGCTTTTGGAAGCTCACAAGCTTCTTCGTAACAATTTTCAATGTAAGCCGAGGAAGTACGGGAAATACCGAAAAGGGCTAAACTTAAAACAAAAAATAGGGCTATTTTTTTCATTATTGAACCTCCTTTCTTTTTTGATTAATTTCGGAAACGCTAACTATTTTTAGCAAGACTTGTCAAGCAATTAGATTCCCATCCAATAGAGTCCTTAAGCCCATCAGCGGGCCGTTAATTGACGCAAGGTGTAAACTTTTTTAAATTGGGAAAGCTAGACAATCACTGGGCTTAAGACGAGTGCCTCAAGAAATGATTGCTACCTGTCTTAAATCACTGTACACTTTTCAGAATGGCGTTTTTTACGTTTTCAGGCGGGACCGAGACCCTCTTCCCGCTTTTTATTGATATTGATTAAGGGAGACCCTTTATGAAAAAAAGATTACACATTTTTAAATTCACTTTTTTGGTTTTCTGTATTTTTTTCATCAGTTCCAGAGTGGTTCTGAGCGACATCTCCAACACCTCTCTCCGCAAACATTTCAGTTTACCGAGTAATGAATGGAAATGGAGCAAAAAAA is drawn from Deltaproteobacteria bacterium and contains these coding sequences:
- the rpsT gene encoding 30S ribosomal protein S20 → MADPVKKKKLPKGRHKSQIKRQKQSLKRHERNVSVNSTLKTAVKKVKEAASKKDKNLATDLLKGASRLLQKAVGKRILHKGSAARKISRLSKLVHALAS
- the rlmB gene encoding 23S rRNA (guanosine(2251)-2'-O)-methyltransferase RlmB, yielding MSYEYVYGFQPILEILKAERREVFELYHSSRNFDAVSRSLIEKAKKRGLSLKEVSKEKLSELSAQALHQGLVLKTEAYPYVDEGFLIEQMRGRQNLFILILDQIQDPQNLGAILRTAHCAGVDAVFIPERRACEITPLVQKVSAGASEYLKISLAKNLARLIDFLKEFPVWVYGACAEAKAAYTDLDYSGSVAWVMGNEGEGLRSLVKQKCDALVSIPLRGRIDSLNVSVATGILLYEVLRQRVLKK
- the mutT gene encoding 8-oxo-dGTP diphosphatase MutT, producing the protein MPSPPKRLIEVAAAIIKKEGRYLITKRLKKSHLGHFWEFPGGKVERQETPEQCVIRECLEEIDVEVKPTQLFEELTHSYPEVSLKLYFFLCDLVSGTPKTIECADLKWVYPEELKDYPFPEADLEIIQRLESS
- a CDS encoding M23 family metallopeptidase — its product is MKKIALFFVLSLALFGISRTSSAYIENCYEEACELPKASASQFFMDDVNGLDEIDSLSPIPVSGKFWPVDGIITGHFGKWRGGRHGGHVHVGVDIAAPIGTNVVAPLNGTVIFVGRKGGYGLTVIVDHGDGVATLYAHNSEVIVSEGDILKKGDLISKVGSSGHSTGPHLHYEVRLDGYPVNPLAWTEKLQIERS